From one Dermacentor variabilis isolate Ectoservices chromosome 3, ASM5094787v1, whole genome shotgun sequence genomic stretch:
- the LOC142575717 gene encoding acetyl-coenzyme A transporter 1-like isoform X3: protein MTRDIVKDPRRPISEHQDSVRDITLGTLAQNKDPLVADGHASGDGHHNNKDRVGGVREEWRSIALLLFLYLLQGIPLGLGSAVPLLLQNRRISYKEQALFSLVTWPFSVKLLWAPIVDSLYSSRFGRRKSWLVPTQYAIGLSFFWLSSHVRFLLGDEEGGSTTKPSVLMLTLIFMSLNFLAATQDIAVDGWALTMLSRRHVGYASTCNSVGQTAGYILGNVVLLALESADFCNRYLRSVPHKDGIVTLDGFLYFWGILFMVTTTLVALLKHEQDASTTDEDGHPDLGITQTYKMALRIFQLPSVRTQCIFLLTCKVGFAAADNVTGLKLLQAGLRRENLALLAIPMVPVQIMLPFMISKHTGGHRPLNVFFKAYPYRLFLGLMFMVLLHWTYHVKNTDGTFPIYYYTVIVVVYAVHQVTVYSCSVSMVAFHARVSDPAIGGTYMTLLNTIANLGSNWPATLSLWMVDSLTFTQCVGATKGWLRCSSKEDHDACSSQRGTCETMLDGYNIEMVLCIMLGFLWLLYARQKAHWLQSLPQSAWKCN, encoded by the exons ATGACACGAGATATAGTCAAAGACCCGAG GCGTCCCATCAGCGAGCATCAAGATTCCGTCAGAGACATCACCTTAGGCACGCTGGCTCAAAACAAAGATCCTTTGGTGGCGGATGGCCATGCAAGCGGGGACGGCCACCACAACAACAAAGACCGCGTTGGTGGTGTGCGAGAAGAGTGGCGTAGCATTGCGCTCCTGCTGTTCCTGTACTTGCTTCAAGGCATACCACTGGGCCTTGGTTCAGCTGTGCCCCTTTTGCTTCAAAACAGGCGCATCAGCTACAAG GAACAAGCCCTGTTCAGCTTGGTGACGTGGCCCTTCAGCGTGAAGCTCCTATGGGCACCCATCGTAGACTCGCTGTACTCGAGCCGCTTCGGCCGACGCAAGTCGTGGCTGGTGCCCACCCAGTACGCAATTGGCCTGTCCTTCTTCTGGCTGTCGTCGCACGTGCGGTTCCTGCTGGGCGACGAGGAAGGCGGCAGCACGACGAAGCCCAGCGTTCTCATGCTGACGCTCATATTCATGTCGCTAAACTTCCTTGCGGCTACTCAGGACATTGCCGTCGATGGCTGGGCCCTCACAATGCTCTCACG GAGACACGTAGGCTATGCTTCCACATGCAATTCTGTGGGGCAAACTGCCGGATACATCTTGGGCAACGTGGTCTTACTAGCTCTCGAGTCTGCAGACTTCTGCAACCGCTACTTGAGATCTGTACCTCATAAGGATGGTATCGTCACCCTTGATG GATTCCTGTATTTTTGGGGCATCCTGTTCATGGTGACAACCACTCTGGTGGCCctgctgaaacacgaacaagaTGCATCTACCACAGATGAGGATGGCCACCCTGATCTGGGTATCACTCAGACATACAAGATGGCGCTGCGCATCTTTCAGCTCCCCAGTGTCCGCACACAGTGCATTTTTCTGTTAACGTGCAAG GTGGGCTTTGCTGCAGCTGACAACGTGACGGGGCTGAAGCTCCTACAGGCTGGCTTGCGCCGGGAAAATTTGGCCCTGTTGGCAATCCCCATGGTGCCCGTGCAGATTATGCTGCCGTTCATGATAAGCAAGCATACGGGCGGTCACAGACCACTAAACGTCTTTTTCAAGGCCTACCCTTACAG GTTGTTCCTTGGACTGATGTTCATGGTTCTCCTCCACTGGACATATCATGTCAAAAATACAGATGGAACCTTCCCCATCTACTACTACACAGTCATTGTGGTTGTCTACGCAGTGCACCAG GTGACTGTATACAGCTGTTCCGTTTCCATGGTGGCATTCCATGCAAGGGTGAGCGACCCTGCCATTGGGGGAACTTACATGACTCTCCTCAACACCATCGCCAACCTGGGCTCCAATTGGCCTGCAACACTCTCACTGTGGATGGTGGACAGTCTTACTTTCACGCAGTGTGTTGGTGCCACTAAGGGATGGCTACGCTGTTCGTCCAAGGAAGACCATGAT GCATGTAGCAGTCAAAGGGGCACCTGCGAGACTATGTTAGATGGCTACAACATTGAGATGGTACTCTGCATCATGCTCGGTTTCCTGTGGCTCTTGTATGCACGGCAGAAGGCACACTGGTTGCAGTCGCTGCCACAGTCTGCGTGGAAGTGCAATTGA
- the LOC142575717 gene encoding acetyl-coenzyme A transporter 1-like isoform X1, giving the protein MTRDIVKDPSRSPPCDIEIRRRPISEHQDSVRDITLGTLAQNKDPLVADGHASGDGHHNNKDRVGGVREEWRSIALLLFLYLLQGIPLGLGSAVPLLLQNRRISYKEQALFSLVTWPFSVKLLWAPIVDSLYSSRFGRRKSWLVPTQYAIGLSFFWLSSHVRFLLGDEEGGSTTKPSVLMLTLIFMSLNFLAATQDIAVDGWALTMLSRRHVGYASTCNSVGQTAGYILGNVVLLALESADFCNRYLRSVPHKDGIVTLDGFLYFWGILFMVTTTLVALLKHEQDASTTDEDGHPDLGITQTYKMALRIFQLPSVRTQCIFLLTCKVGFAAADNVTGLKLLQAGLRRENLALLAIPMVPVQIMLPFMISKHTGGHRPLNVFFKAYPYRLFLGLMFMVLLHWTYHVKNTDGTFPIYYYTVIVVVYAVHQVTVYSCSVSMVAFHARVSDPAIGGTYMTLLNTIANLGSNWPATLSLWMVDSLTFTQCVGATKGWLRCSSKEDHDACSSQRGTCETMLDGYNIEMVLCIMLGFLWLLYARQKAHWLQSLPQSAWKCN; this is encoded by the exons ATGACACGAGATATAGTCAAAGACCCGAG CAGAAGCCCACCATGTGACATCGAGATACGCAGGCGTCCCATCAGCGAGCATCAAGATTCCGTCAGAGACATCACCTTAGGCACGCTGGCTCAAAACAAAGATCCTTTGGTGGCGGATGGCCATGCAAGCGGGGACGGCCACCACAACAACAAAGACCGCGTTGGTGGTGTGCGAGAAGAGTGGCGTAGCATTGCGCTCCTGCTGTTCCTGTACTTGCTTCAAGGCATACCACTGGGCCTTGGTTCAGCTGTGCCCCTTTTGCTTCAAAACAGGCGCATCAGCTACAAG GAACAAGCCCTGTTCAGCTTGGTGACGTGGCCCTTCAGCGTGAAGCTCCTATGGGCACCCATCGTAGACTCGCTGTACTCGAGCCGCTTCGGCCGACGCAAGTCGTGGCTGGTGCCCACCCAGTACGCAATTGGCCTGTCCTTCTTCTGGCTGTCGTCGCACGTGCGGTTCCTGCTGGGCGACGAGGAAGGCGGCAGCACGACGAAGCCCAGCGTTCTCATGCTGACGCTCATATTCATGTCGCTAAACTTCCTTGCGGCTACTCAGGACATTGCCGTCGATGGCTGGGCCCTCACAATGCTCTCACG GAGACACGTAGGCTATGCTTCCACATGCAATTCTGTGGGGCAAACTGCCGGATACATCTTGGGCAACGTGGTCTTACTAGCTCTCGAGTCTGCAGACTTCTGCAACCGCTACTTGAGATCTGTACCTCATAAGGATGGTATCGTCACCCTTGATG GATTCCTGTATTTTTGGGGCATCCTGTTCATGGTGACAACCACTCTGGTGGCCctgctgaaacacgaacaagaTGCATCTACCACAGATGAGGATGGCCACCCTGATCTGGGTATCACTCAGACATACAAGATGGCGCTGCGCATCTTTCAGCTCCCCAGTGTCCGCACACAGTGCATTTTTCTGTTAACGTGCAAG GTGGGCTTTGCTGCAGCTGACAACGTGACGGGGCTGAAGCTCCTACAGGCTGGCTTGCGCCGGGAAAATTTGGCCCTGTTGGCAATCCCCATGGTGCCCGTGCAGATTATGCTGCCGTTCATGATAAGCAAGCATACGGGCGGTCACAGACCACTAAACGTCTTTTTCAAGGCCTACCCTTACAG GTTGTTCCTTGGACTGATGTTCATGGTTCTCCTCCACTGGACATATCATGTCAAAAATACAGATGGAACCTTCCCCATCTACTACTACACAGTCATTGTGGTTGTCTACGCAGTGCACCAG GTGACTGTATACAGCTGTTCCGTTTCCATGGTGGCATTCCATGCAAGGGTGAGCGACCCTGCCATTGGGGGAACTTACATGACTCTCCTCAACACCATCGCCAACCTGGGCTCCAATTGGCCTGCAACACTCTCACTGTGGATGGTGGACAGTCTTACTTTCACGCAGTGTGTTGGTGCCACTAAGGGATGGCTACGCTGTTCGTCCAAGGAAGACCATGAT GCATGTAGCAGTCAAAGGGGCACCTGCGAGACTATGTTAGATGGCTACAACATTGAGATGGTACTCTGCATCATGCTCGGTTTCCTGTGGCTCTTGTATGCACGGCAGAAGGCACACTGGTTGCAGTCGCTGCCACAGTCTGCGTGGAAGTGCAATTGA
- the LOC142575717 gene encoding acetyl-coenzyme A transporter 1-like isoform X2, with the protein MTRDIVKDPRSPPCDIEIRRRPISEHQDSVRDITLGTLAQNKDPLVADGHASGDGHHNNKDRVGGVREEWRSIALLLFLYLLQGIPLGLGSAVPLLLQNRRISYKEQALFSLVTWPFSVKLLWAPIVDSLYSSRFGRRKSWLVPTQYAIGLSFFWLSSHVRFLLGDEEGGSTTKPSVLMLTLIFMSLNFLAATQDIAVDGWALTMLSRRHVGYASTCNSVGQTAGYILGNVVLLALESADFCNRYLRSVPHKDGIVTLDGFLYFWGILFMVTTTLVALLKHEQDASTTDEDGHPDLGITQTYKMALRIFQLPSVRTQCIFLLTCKVGFAAADNVTGLKLLQAGLRRENLALLAIPMVPVQIMLPFMISKHTGGHRPLNVFFKAYPYRLFLGLMFMVLLHWTYHVKNTDGTFPIYYYTVIVVVYAVHQVTVYSCSVSMVAFHARVSDPAIGGTYMTLLNTIANLGSNWPATLSLWMVDSLTFTQCVGATKGWLRCSSKEDHDACSSQRGTCETMLDGYNIEMVLCIMLGFLWLLYARQKAHWLQSLPQSAWKCN; encoded by the exons ATGACACGAGATATAGTCAAAGACCCGAG AAGCCCACCATGTGACATCGAGATACGCAGGCGTCCCATCAGCGAGCATCAAGATTCCGTCAGAGACATCACCTTAGGCACGCTGGCTCAAAACAAAGATCCTTTGGTGGCGGATGGCCATGCAAGCGGGGACGGCCACCACAACAACAAAGACCGCGTTGGTGGTGTGCGAGAAGAGTGGCGTAGCATTGCGCTCCTGCTGTTCCTGTACTTGCTTCAAGGCATACCACTGGGCCTTGGTTCAGCTGTGCCCCTTTTGCTTCAAAACAGGCGCATCAGCTACAAG GAACAAGCCCTGTTCAGCTTGGTGACGTGGCCCTTCAGCGTGAAGCTCCTATGGGCACCCATCGTAGACTCGCTGTACTCGAGCCGCTTCGGCCGACGCAAGTCGTGGCTGGTGCCCACCCAGTACGCAATTGGCCTGTCCTTCTTCTGGCTGTCGTCGCACGTGCGGTTCCTGCTGGGCGACGAGGAAGGCGGCAGCACGACGAAGCCCAGCGTTCTCATGCTGACGCTCATATTCATGTCGCTAAACTTCCTTGCGGCTACTCAGGACATTGCCGTCGATGGCTGGGCCCTCACAATGCTCTCACG GAGACACGTAGGCTATGCTTCCACATGCAATTCTGTGGGGCAAACTGCCGGATACATCTTGGGCAACGTGGTCTTACTAGCTCTCGAGTCTGCAGACTTCTGCAACCGCTACTTGAGATCTGTACCTCATAAGGATGGTATCGTCACCCTTGATG GATTCCTGTATTTTTGGGGCATCCTGTTCATGGTGACAACCACTCTGGTGGCCctgctgaaacacgaacaagaTGCATCTACCACAGATGAGGATGGCCACCCTGATCTGGGTATCACTCAGACATACAAGATGGCGCTGCGCATCTTTCAGCTCCCCAGTGTCCGCACACAGTGCATTTTTCTGTTAACGTGCAAG GTGGGCTTTGCTGCAGCTGACAACGTGACGGGGCTGAAGCTCCTACAGGCTGGCTTGCGCCGGGAAAATTTGGCCCTGTTGGCAATCCCCATGGTGCCCGTGCAGATTATGCTGCCGTTCATGATAAGCAAGCATACGGGCGGTCACAGACCACTAAACGTCTTTTTCAAGGCCTACCCTTACAG GTTGTTCCTTGGACTGATGTTCATGGTTCTCCTCCACTGGACATATCATGTCAAAAATACAGATGGAACCTTCCCCATCTACTACTACACAGTCATTGTGGTTGTCTACGCAGTGCACCAG GTGACTGTATACAGCTGTTCCGTTTCCATGGTGGCATTCCATGCAAGGGTGAGCGACCCTGCCATTGGGGGAACTTACATGACTCTCCTCAACACCATCGCCAACCTGGGCTCCAATTGGCCTGCAACACTCTCACTGTGGATGGTGGACAGTCTTACTTTCACGCAGTGTGTTGGTGCCACTAAGGGATGGCTACGCTGTTCGTCCAAGGAAGACCATGAT GCATGTAGCAGTCAAAGGGGCACCTGCGAGACTATGTTAGATGGCTACAACATTGAGATGGTACTCTGCATCATGCTCGGTTTCCTGTGGCTCTTGTATGCACGGCAGAAGGCACACTGGTTGCAGTCGCTGCCACAGTCTGCGTGGAAGTGCAATTGA